Proteins from one Mycteria americana isolate JAX WOST 10 ecotype Jacksonville Zoo and Gardens chromosome 1, USCA_MyAme_1.0, whole genome shotgun sequence genomic window:
- the SNU13 gene encoding NHP2-like protein 1, producing MSEAEVNPKAYPLADAQLTKTLLDLVQQSCNYKQLRKGANEATKTLNRGIAEFIVMAADAEPLEIILHLPLLCEDKNVPYVFVRSKQALGRACGVSRPVIACSITIKEGSQLKPQIQSVQQAIERLLV from the exons ATG agTGAGGCAGAAGTGAATCCCAAAGCTTACCCCCTGGCTGATGCACAGCTCACCAAAACGCTGTTGGATCTTGTGCAGCAATCCTGCAACTATAAGCAGCTACGCAAGGGAGCCAATGAAG CCACCAAAACACTGAACCGAGGGATAGCGGAGTTCATTGTGATGGCGGCAGATGCAGAGCCCTTGGAGATCATCCTGCACCTCCCTCTTCTCTGCGAGGACAAGAATGTACCTTACGTGTTTGTGCGCTCCAAGCAAGCCCTGGGCCGGGCATGTGGTGTTTCCCGGCCTGTCATCGCCTGCTCCATCACCATCAAGGAGGGATCACAGCTAAAGCCTCAGATCCAGTCTGTCCAGCAAGCTATAGAAAGACTGTTGGTCTAA
- the XRCC6 gene encoding X-ray repair cross-complementing protein 6 has translation MSEWVSYYRSEEPEEEEEDEQQEEGTEAVANYRFSGRDSLIFLVDASKAMFESDGDGVTPFDMTIQCIRNVYTSKIISSDRDLLSVVFYGTEKNKNSADFKHVYVLQELDNPGAKRVLELNNYSGDEGRVLFRETFGHNADYSLGEALWACSNLFSDVRVRLSHKRIMLFTNEDDPHANDSAKAKLARTRAGDLRDTGIILDLMHLKKPGGFDISLFYRDIVNIAEDEDLGIQPEESEKLEHLMKKVRAKETKKRTLVRINLYLNKDLSLSVGVYNLVQKAYKPYPVKLYRETNEPVKTKTRMFNGKTGSLLLPSDTKRAQTYGNRQIVLEKEETEELKRFDSPGLFLIGFKPLSMLKRHHHIKPSQFIYPEESLVSGSTTLFNALLMKCLEKEVMALCRYTARRNTPPRFVALVPQEEEVDEQKVQTAPPGFHIIFLPYADDKRNVDFTEKVPASREQVDKMKEIIQKLRFKYRIDSFENPVLQQHFRNLEALALDMMEPEQAEDLTMPKTEEMNRRLGNLVEEFKQLVYPPDYNPDGKALKRKQASDGQTEKRPKVEMSKDELRSHVQNGTLGKLTVSVLKDACRLYGLKGGGKKQELMDALTEYFNEH, from the exons ATGTCGGAGTGGGTGTCCTACTACCGGAGCGAggagccggaggaggaggaggaggacgaacagcaggaggaggggactGAGGCGGTCG CGAACTACAGGTTCTCAGGTCGGGACAGCCTCATTTTCTTAGTCGATGCCTCCAAGGCCATGTTTGAGTCGGACGGGGACGGAGTGACTCCCTTCGACATGACCATCCAG TGCATCCGGAATGTGTATACCAGCAAAATCATTAGTAGTGACAGGGACCTCTTAAGTGTCGTGTTCTATGgtacagaaaagaacaagaactcAGCAGATTTCAAGCACGTCTATGTTCTTCAGGAGCTGGACAATCCAG GTGCAAAGCGTGTTCTAGAGCTGAACAACTACAGCGGAGATGAAGGACGAGTACTTTTCCGTGAGACCTTTGGCCACAATGCTGACTATTCACTGGGTGAAGCACTCTGGGCCTGCTCTAATCTCTTCAGTGATGTCCGAGTCAGACTGAGCCACAAAAGGATCATGCTCTTCACCAACGAGGATGACCCTCATGCCAATGACAGTGCTAAAGCCAAGCTGGCCAGGACCAGAGCTGGTGATCTGAGAGACACAG GTATCATCCTGGACTTGATGCACTTAAAGAAGCCTGGAGGGTTCGATATCTCATTGTTCTACAGGGATATCGTAAACATAGCAGAGGATGAGGACCTTGGGATCCAACCTGAGGAGTCAGAGAAACTGGAACATCTCATGAAGAAAGTACGAGCAAAGGAGACCAAGAAACGGACTTTAGTCAG GATAAATCTGTATCTGAACAAAGATCTGTCACTTTCTGTTGGTGTTTACAACCTTGTTCAAAAAGCTTATAAGCCATATCCCGTGAAGCTTTATCGGGAAACTAATGAACCggttaaaacaaaaacaaggatGTTTAATGGAAAAACAGGCAGCTTGCTCCTGCCTAGTGACACAAAAAGGGCTCAG ACATATGGAAACCGCCAGATTGTactggagaaagaggaaacagaagaattaaaacgGTTTGATTCTCCGGGCTTGTTTCTGATTGGCTTCAAACCACTTTCAATGCTAAAACGGCACCACCATATCAAGCCCTCCCAGTTCATCTATCCTGAGGAGTCCCTAGTAAGTG GGAGTACAACGCTGTTTAACGCCTTATTGATGAAATGCTTGGAGAAGGAGGTGATGGCATTGTGCAGATACACCGCCCGCCGGAACACTCCCCCTCGCTTCGTGGCCCTGGTTCCCCAGGAGGAAGAGGTGGATGAGCAGAAAGTGCAGACAGCCCCTCCAG GTTTCCACATCATTTTCCTACCATATGCAGATGACAAACGGAATGTTGATTTTACAGAAAAGGTGCCAGCCAGTCGAGAGCAGGTagacaaaatgaaggaaataattcaAAAACTCCGATTCAAATACAG GATTGACAGCTTTGAGAACCCAGTTTTGCAGCAGCACTTCAGGAATCTGGAGGCTTTGGCGCTGGATATGATGGAACCAGAACAAGCTGAGGATCTTACAA TGCCAAAGACTGAAGAGATGAACCGCAGGCTGGGCAACCTGGTGGAGGAGTTTAAGCAGCTGGTTTATCCCCCTGACTACAATCCTGATGGGAAGGCTTTAAAGCGAAAACAAG CTTCCGATGGTCAAACCGAGAAGAGGCCCAAGGTAGAAATGTCAAAAGATGAGCTGCGGAGTCACGTGCAGAATGGCACTCTAGGCAAGCTCACTGTATCTGTTCTGAAGGACGCATGCAGGCTTTATGGGctgaagggtggggggaagaagcaggagctCATGGACGCGCTAACTGAATACTTTAATGAGCACTAA